GGATGTGATGGTTCATAAACAAGCCTCGGCGGTCTTGGATCTTCAACTATTTTGTAAACATCAACACCCTGAGAAATCTGATCATACATGTAAGTGATAAATAAAACATCCTTTCTGCGATAGGGACCTCCTTCAGGAGTTCTTGTAGAATTAATATTTGCAAGATTTGATGCAATAACATTGAGTCTTATTTTTTGTGCTTCAAGCCCTGTTGCCGATACTTTAAGAGGTAAAAAAAGATCTTTCATCATCTACCTCCTTTAATTGCATCTTTAAGCATGCGAATTCTTGTTGAAAGAAGTTGTGTTGCCGTATTATACATAAGCATCGTCTCTGCCACTTTTGTCATCTCTACTTCTATATTAACAGTATTCCCATCTCTGTTTGGCATTGTTGTCGGTGATTCGATGATTTCAAAACTGGAAGTTCCATCTTCAACTGCTTTTTTTAACTCTTCTTTGAAATTTATATCCTTTGCCTTGTAACCAGGAGTGTCTGCATTTGCTATGTTAGAGGCGAGAATTTTTTGCCTGTAGGTACATAAGTCCATTATTTTTTCAAGAATTTTTATTGAATTATCCATATTTCTCCACCCTCATTAAAAATTTAAGCAAAATTGATGCCGAAATTATAGATCTTTAAGTCCATATTCGTTTATCTTATTTCGCAGTGTTCTTACGCTTATTCCAAGAATTTTTGCCGCTTTTGTGCGATTTCCTCCAGTTTTTTTAAGGGCATCGATTATTAGATCTTTTTCTGCATCCTTTATTCTGCCAGCTTTTAATGATTTTTTCTCTTCATAAAAGACCTCATCTTCCGGAACTCTCAACTGCCCATCTGTACTGAGTACAGCAGTTCTATATATAAAGTTTTCAAGCTCTCTAACATTTCCCTGCCATTGTCTGTCAAGCAGATATTTTTTCATCTCCTCTGTAATTGTAAAACTTTTTGACATCTTATTTGAGAGTCTCTTTACGAAAAACTCAGCAAGTGGAATTATATCCTCAGTTCTTTCTCTGAGAGGAGGAATTCTTATTGGAAAAACATTTATTCTGTAAAAAAGATCTTCCCTGAAATTTCCTTTTTTTACTTCTTCCCACAGATCTCTGTTAGTTGTTGCGATGATTCTCACATCTACTGGAATAGGCTTTGTCCCACCAACTCGGTCAACTTCTTTTTCCTGAATGACTCTCAACAGCTTTGCCTGAAGCCTATATGCCATCTCACTTATTTCATCAAGAAGAATTGTTCCTTTATTGGCAAGTTCAAATTTGCCAGGTTTTCTTTCCGAAGCTCCTGTGAAAGCTCCTTTTTCGTGTCCAAAAAGTTCTGCTTCAAGAAGTGTTTCAGTTATAGCTGCACAATTTATTGCTACAAAAGGTTGATTTGCTCTTGGACTGTGTCTGTGAATATATCTTGCGATGACCTCTTTACCAACTCCGCTTTCTCCTGTAAGCAGAACTGTAATATCTGTTTTTGCTATCTCTCTTGCAATTTCAAGAATCCTTCTCATCTGCTTTGATTCCGCTACAATTTCACTCTCTTCAGGAATAAGTCTGAAAACAAGAGATTTAAGAGTATCCATTGAAAATGGTTTCATGATGTAGTCTACTGCACCAAGTTTCATTGCTTTTACAGCATCCTCAACTGAGCCATATCCTGTAATTACAATTACAGGAGTATAGATGCCTCTTTTCCTTATCTCAGCGAGAAACTCTAAACCATTCATCTTTGGCATCTTTACATCGGTTATTATCAGCGAAAAATCACTTAGATTAACTGTTGAAAGAACATGAGTTGGGTCTCTATAAAATTGAGGATTAAAACCAAAACGGGACATTGCCTCTTTAAGGGCAAAGCCCATGTCAGGTTCATCATCTATTATCAGAACTGACTTCATCTCAAAGGTAAATAAATTGCAAATTCTGTGCCTGCATTAATTTCGCTTTTTACCTCTATTTTCCCTGAATGAGCAGAGACTATGCTCTGTGTTATACTCAAACCAAGTCCTGTACCTCTATCTTTTGTGGAAAAGAATGGATCAAAGATTCTTTCAACTATCTCACTGTCAATTCCATGACCTGTATCTTTTATACTGATTTTGACAAATTCTACATCATTGAATGCATCAAATATAATTTTTCCACCTTCTGGCATTGCCTGATAGGCATTAACAATAATATTTATCAAAGCCTGCCTAATAAGAGCATAATCAAGATTGAGAAAAATTTTATCTTTTATTCTATTTTCTATCTCAATTGAGGCTCTTGTGAAGAGTTCATGAAAGTCATTAATTATCTCATTAATCAAATCATTCAGGCATACAGGACTTTTTTTTGGAACAATTCCTCTTGTAAAGCTGAGCATGTTTTCAAGGGTATTTCTTAACATCTTAACAGAACTTGAAATCCTTTTTGCATAATCTCCATGAATTGACTCTTTCAGGTCTTCAGCTATCATATTGGCAAAAAGTTCAATACTTCCAAGAGGATTTCTTATTTCATGAGCTATTTTCATAACAAGAGAACCCATTGCACTGAGTCTTCTGTTTCTCTCATTTTCTGCTTCAAGTTCTTTTATTCTTGTAATATCTTTACAGAGAAAGACATGTCCTATCTTGTTTCCTTCTGAGTCAACAACATCTGATTGAGAAACTATTGCATAAAAAGGCTTTTTAGAATTGGGATAAATGAGATCACCTTCTATTTTTATAGGCAATTCTCTTTTGCCTATAACATCTTCTGCTTTAACATTAAAAAGTTTCTCTCCTGCCCTATTGATTAATCTGATGACACCTTCACTGTCAAAAAATACAACAGCTATGTCAATGCTTTCAATTATGCTGCTTAGGAGTCTTTTTTTCTGCTCAACTTCCTCAGTAAGAAGCCTGACTTTTTCCTCAAGAAGGCTGTAATATTTTATTAAAGCTTCTGAGGCTGTGTTAATCTTTAATATTGCTTCATTTAAAAGCTCTTTCATGGCTTATGAAGAAGTGCCTTTGCTGCTTCTGAGAGTTGTCCGCCTGAATTTGCAACTTTTTCAAGATATGTTTTGTCAGGAGCAAGCTTTCCATACTGATAATATGCCCACATCAGAGAATTGCTGTCCTTTATTCCAGTGTCTATTGCTCTTTTGTAGTACTTAACTGCTTCTTTTATTTTTTTTGAAAGATAAAAGTAGTCAGCTGCTTTAAGGGACGCCTCTGCATTACCAAGTTTAGATGCTTCAAGCCAGTAGTGAATGGCTTTTTTGCTATCTCCATTTGAGTATTCAAGATCTCCAAGAAGGGTTAAAATTTCAGGGTCTTTTATTGATTTTGAAATTTTTCTTAGTAAAGTGAGTGCAGTTTGCCTGTCTCCTTCCCTGTCAAGTATCTGTGCATAAAGGGCAGTTGCTTCAGGATTTTTATCTTTAACAGACTCTAAAATTTTCTTCGCCTCTTTGAGATTACCCTCTTTTATCAAAATTTTTGAGTAAGGAATGATTGCTTCTGCCTTTCTTGGTCCTGTCTGAATTTTTCTCAGCAGATTTTTAGCTTCCCTGTATTTTCCCTGAGAAATGAGAAATTGAGCTGCCTGAGAAAGTAAAGCTGAATCTGCAGATAAAAAAGGATAGATTTTAACGATATAATCTGAAGCTTTTTGAGGATTGTCGTGCATAACAGTTTTTAAAAAATCCTCAATTTTTTCGTTTTTAAGCTTTCTATCTCTAAATACGAAAAGCATTTTTAATGCCTCATCATAGTCTTTAATGTTCATGTATATCGAATAAATCTTCAACTTAACATCATCATTAGGTATATAAAAATAAATCTCTTTTCCTATTTTCAGTGCTTCTTGAGTTTTCCCCTGCTCAAGATAAATGTCAAATAGCATTCTTTTCGCTTTAACAGTATCATAGAGTTTTTTTGATTTTTCAATGTATTTTTTCAAAACATTTTCTGCCTCTGAAAATTTCTTTGCTTTTATTAAAATGTCAGCCCTATCAAGTTCATAAATAGTTTGTTTCAGTTTCACATTTTTATTGAACTCCTTTAGAGCTTCTTCTGTTTTGCCTATGGCAGCAAGGTATTTTATCCTCAAAAGTGCTGTTTCTGGCTCATTGAAATCTTTTTTATCAAGTTTTTGAAGGACTGCCTCTACTGTTTTCAAATCACCTTTGTAAAAAGCCACCCAGCCTTTGCCAATCAATGCCTGTTTTTCAAAAGGTTGTTGAACTTTCTCAAGATATTGCTCTGCTTCTTTTAGTTTTCCTAACTTTAAATAGGTTAATCCCATATAGAGATTTGCTTCATTCAAAGTTGGAGAATCTTTAAAATCTCTCAAAAGTCGCTTTAGAGGAATTGTTACCTCATAGTAATTTCCTAAAAAGTATTCTGCCTTTGCAAGCCCCAAAAGAGCTCTGTCTGCAAGTTTGGGGTCTTCAATGAATTTCTTAAAAAACTCCTTTGCCTGCAAGTAGTTTTCAGTTTTTAAAAAATCTTCACCTCTTTTAAGAGGATCTTCTGCATAGGCAAAAGCAGAAATAAAAAAAATGAGAATGATGCTAATCAAAGTTTTCATTGTCTTTTATTCCAAGTCTTTTCATCTTTTCAATGAGTGTTGTCCTATTAATATTCAGATACTTTGCTGCTCTGCTTTTAACCCATCCATTTAAGTTTAGTGCGTGTAGAATTAATTTTTTCTCGTAATCCCTTAAAACTTCGTTAAGATCTATTCCAGAACTAAAGGGGTTTAAGTCGTCGGAGACTGCCTTTGGAAGTAAATTCTCGCCAAATCTTATTCTTTCAGGAATGTCTTCGACGCTTACTGTTCCACCATCATTTAAAACATAAAGTCTTTCAATTAAATTTTCAAGTTCTCTAACATTTCCAGGCCAGTGATAGTTTAAGAAAATCTCCATCACCTGTGAGTTAATTTTGAGTGAATAACCAAATTTTTTTGAAAATTTATCAATAAAATAGTCACAGAGAAGTGGAATATCTTCTTTTCTTTCCCTTAAAGGAGGAATTACCACAGGAACAACATTCAGTCTCCAGAAAAGGTCTTCTCTGAACCTTCCTTCTTTTACTTCATTTTCTAAATTTTTGTTTGTGGCTGCTATGATTCGGACATCAACCTGTATAGATTTCGTTCCTCCTATTCTTTCAAAGCTTCTGTCCTGAATTACTCTCAATATCTTTACCTGAAGATGAAGTGGCATATCACCTATCTCGTCAAGAAAGATTGTGCCTTCATTGGCAAGTTCAAATCTTCCCTGACGGGTAGTGGAAGCTCCTGTGAAAGCTCCTTTTTCGTATCCAAAAAGTTCTGCTTCAAGAAGTTCTGAAGGTATGGCAGCACAGTTTACAGGAATAAAAGGTTTTTCACCTCTTTGACTTTTCTGATGAATCATCTTCGCAACAAGCTCTTTACCTGTTCCAGACTCTCCCATTATTAAAACAGTGCTATCTGTTTTTGAGAGTTTATCAATGAGTGTTAGAACTCTCTGAATTTGAATAGACTGCCCAACAATAACAACTTTATCATTCATGTCATAAATATGACATATAGAAAACTAATTTTTCAATAAGAATTTTCAAATGATTTAATCTTCTGAGTAACTTTTTATCTTGTTTCGTAATGATTTATTTTGCTGATAAGATATTGAAGTTTTTTTCTAAAAAAAAGAGTCTCCGGATCCTTTGGATATTTAATGAGATTAGCTCTCTTAAGAATTTCATCTTTTGAAATTTTGTATTTTTCTACAATTTTTATAATATCACTGAAATCTTCTTCTGTTCCTCTGAGAAGTTTGCTGAAGATAAAATCTAAAGGGTCAAGAATTTTCAATCTTAAATTTTCTGTTTCATATACTGTTTTAGCTCTTTTTCTATAACCTTCTGGCAAAGGTATTATCCCCCATCCACTTATATTTTCACTCAAATTAAAGCTTAGTTTCTCATTTTTTAAAAAATCTATCAGCTCAAAGTATATTTCTTCACTGCATTGGATTTCTCCATCAATATCTGTTGTATATCTGGAACTTCCGTAAAACTCCATTGCAAGTCCTCCAATCAGAATTATTTCAGCAAAAGCTCCTTTGCTCTTTAGAAAATTTTCTATCTTTTCTATGTAAAACTTAGCATAGCCCTTCATGAATTAAACCTTTGATAAAGTTTCTTCTATTTTGCATGTAATTTTTGAGCTTTACTCTATAGTAAGATATGATACCTTTTTTATGTAATTGTTCCAGTGGAATATTTGTCGGAAAAATCCAATTAAAGGCAAGATACCAGCTAAGAGCATCCTCAAATGCTTTTTTAATCTTTGCGTTTTCAACATAAGGGAACAAAACATTTACAATATCTGGATTAACTATTATCTCTATCCAGAGATGATTTAAAAGTCTTTCATCACAAATAAGTTCCTCAATACTCTCTATATGTTTCTTTGATATAGATTGGAGATATTTAAAATTAATTGCGTTCATGGTTTATTTTAGCTGCTTTTTATAGAGTTTTTCAAAAATGTTATTATTCTCTTCAAACTGTTAAAATATTTAAATGCAGTTTAAAATTCTGAAGAAAGATGGATTTGCCCGCACAGCTCTGCTTGAAACAAAACGGGGTGTTATTCATACACCTGCTTTTATGCCTGTTGGAACAAATGGAACAGTTAAAGCAATGACTCCAGAGGAAGTAAGAGACATTGGATATGAAATAATACTCTCAAATACCTATCATCTCTATCTAAGACCGGGGCATGAGACAATTAAAGAAATTGGTGGAATTCACAGATTTATCAACTGGCAGGGACCAATTCTTACAGATAGTGGTGGATTTCAGATTTACAGCCTTGCCTCTTTAAGAAAGATAACCTCAGAGGGAGTTGAATTTCGCTCCCATATTGATGGCTCCCTTCATTTTATATCTCCTGAAAGGGCTATTGAGATTCAGATCGCATTGGGTTCGGACATAATGATGGTTTTTGATGAATGTGTTCCCTATCCAGCAGAAAAGCAGTATGTTGAAAAATCTATAAAACTCACAAAGGATTGGGCAGA
The nucleotide sequence above comes from Thermodesulfovibrio aggregans. Encoded proteins:
- the flgC gene encoding flagellar basal body rod protein FlgC, which produces MKDLFLPLKVSATGLEAQKIRLNVIASNLANINSTRTPEGGPYRRKDVLFITYMYDQISQGVDVYKIVEDPRPPRLVYEPSHPDADKDGYVRYPNVNPMEEMINLISASRAYEANLTMINSYKDMFMRTVDILKV
- the flgB gene encoding flagellar basal body rod protein FlgB — protein: MDNSIKILEKIMDLCTYRQKILASNIANADTPGYKAKDINFKEELKKAVEDGTSSFEIIESPTTMPNRDGNTVNIEVEMTKVAETMLMYNTATQLLSTRIRMLKDAIKGGR
- a CDS encoding sigma-54-dependent transcriptional regulator; this translates as MKSVLIIDDEPDMGFALKEAMSRFGFNPQFYRDPTHVLSTVNLSDFSLIITDVKMPKMNGLEFLAEIRKRGIYTPVIVITGYGSVEDAVKAMKLGAVDYIMKPFSMDTLKSLVFRLIPEESEIVAESKQMRRILEIAREIAKTDITVLLTGESGVGKEVIARYIHRHSPRANQPFVAINCAAITETLLEAELFGHEKGAFTGASERKPGKFELANKGTILLDEISEMAYRLQAKLLRVIQEKEVDRVGGTKPIPVDVRIIATTNRDLWEEVKKGNFREDLFYRINVFPIRIPPLRERTEDIIPLAEFFVKRLSNKMSKSFTITEEMKKYLLDRQWQGNVRELENFIYRTAVLSTDGQLRVPEDEVFYEEKKSLKAGRIKDAEKDLIIDALKKTGGNRTKAAKILGISVRTLRNKINEYGLKDL
- a CDS encoding two-component system sensor histidine kinase NtrB — its product is MKELLNEAILKINTASEALIKYYSLLEEKVRLLTEEVEQKKRLLSSIIESIDIAVVFFDSEGVIRLINRAGEKLFNVKAEDVIGKRELPIKIEGDLIYPNSKKPFYAIVSQSDVVDSEGNKIGHVFLCKDITRIKELEAENERNRRLSAMGSLVMKIAHEIRNPLGSIELFANMIAEDLKESIHGDYAKRISSSVKMLRNTLENMLSFTRGIVPKKSPVCLNDLINEIINDFHELFTRASIEIENRIKDKIFLNLDYALIRQALINIIVNAYQAMPEGGKIIFDAFNDVEFVKISIKDTGHGIDSEIVERIFDPFFSTKDRGTGLGLSITQSIVSAHSGKIEVKSEINAGTEFAIYLPLR
- a CDS encoding tetratricopeptide repeat protein; protein product: MKTLISIILIFFISAFAYAEDPLKRGEDFLKTENYLQAKEFFKKFIEDPKLADRALLGLAKAEYFLGNYYEVTIPLKRLLRDFKDSPTLNEANLYMGLTYLKLGKLKEAEQYLEKVQQPFEKQALIGKGWVAFYKGDLKTVEAVLQKLDKKDFNEPETALLRIKYLAAIGKTEEALKEFNKNVKLKQTIYELDRADILIKAKKFSEAENVLKKYIEKSKKLYDTVKAKRMLFDIYLEQGKTQEALKIGKEIYFYIPNDDVKLKIYSIYMNIKDYDEALKMLFVFRDRKLKNEKIEDFLKTVMHDNPQKASDYIVKIYPFLSADSALLSQAAQFLISQGKYREAKNLLRKIQTGPRKAEAIIPYSKILIKEGNLKEAKKILESVKDKNPEATALYAQILDREGDRQTALTLLRKISKSIKDPEILTLLGDLEYSNGDSKKAIHYWLEASKLGNAEASLKAADYFYLSKKIKEAVKYYKRAIDTGIKDSNSLMWAYYQYGKLAPDKTYLEKVANSGGQLSEAAKALLHKP
- a CDS encoding sigma-54 interaction domain-containing protein, with amino-acid sequence MNDKVVIVGQSIQIQRVLTLIDKLSKTDSTVLIMGESGTGKELVAKMIHQKSQRGEKPFIPVNCAAIPSELLEAELFGYEKGAFTGASTTRQGRFELANEGTIFLDEIGDMPLHLQVKILRVIQDRSFERIGGTKSIQVDVRIIAATNKNLENEVKEGRFREDLFWRLNVVPVVIPPLRERKEDIPLLCDYFIDKFSKKFGYSLKINSQVMEIFLNYHWPGNVRELENLIERLYVLNDGGTVSVEDIPERIRFGENLLPKAVSDDLNPFSSGIDLNEVLRDYEKKLILHALNLNGWVKSRAAKYLNINRTTLIEKMKRLGIKDNENFD
- a CDS encoding DUF6036 family nucleotidyltransferase, whose translation is MKGYAKFYIEKIENFLKSKGAFAEIILIGGLAMEFYGSSRYTTDIDGEIQCSEEIYFELIDFLKNEKLSFNLSENISGWGIIPLPEGYRKRAKTVYETENLRLKILDPLDFIFSKLLRGTEEDFSDIIKIVEKYKISKDEILKRANLIKYPKDPETLFFRKKLQYLISKINHYETR